In Candidatus Eremiobacterota bacterium, a single genomic region encodes these proteins:
- a CDS encoding APC family permease has protein sequence MPVFGVIDKEARGHVVTAILIALVAMAFTAVSYGRMARAYPQGGSAFTYVGRELHAGAGYFVGWAMVLDYVVNPLICTIWSSKAVENFFPALPYPLLVIAFALLFTGLNLRGVETSALINALLAAGLGVVIVAFGIAAVHYVLQLHLAGAALTKPFYDPATWSTRAVFSGTAIAVLTYIGFDGISTLTDEAHEPQRTIPRAIVATCLITGVLAALEVYLAQLAWPAGKPFPDVDTAYVHVSGQVGGALLFGVVNVSLLVATIGSGMASHLGAARLLFAMGRDGALPRKLFGALDPNSRIPANNVLIIGAIVLAGGLAFSYELGAELLNFGALIAFMGVNLAAAVNAWREGRWANWYAIVLALLGLIVCFVIWTYLGTTAKAVGSVWALLGIALYLVRRKATAYTP, from the coding sequence ATGCCGGTGTTCGGCGTGATCGACAAGGAGGCGCGCGGACACGTCGTCACCGCGATCTTGATCGCGCTGGTCGCGATGGCGTTCACCGCGGTCAGCTACGGCCGGATGGCCCGCGCGTATCCGCAAGGCGGCTCGGCGTTCACGTACGTCGGCCGAGAATTGCATGCCGGCGCGGGCTACTTCGTCGGCTGGGCGATGGTCCTCGACTACGTCGTCAACCCGCTCATCTGCACGATCTGGTCGAGCAAAGCGGTCGAGAACTTCTTTCCGGCCCTGCCGTACCCGCTGCTGGTGATCGCGTTCGCGCTGCTGTTCACCGGGCTGAACCTGCGCGGCGTCGAGACGTCGGCGCTGATCAACGCGCTGCTCGCCGCCGGGCTCGGCGTCGTCATCGTCGCGTTCGGGATCGCCGCCGTGCACTACGTGCTGCAGCTGCACCTGGCCGGCGCCGCGCTGACGAAGCCGTTCTACGACCCGGCGACGTGGTCGACGCGCGCGGTGTTCAGCGGCACGGCGATCGCCGTGCTGACCTACATCGGGTTCGACGGCATCTCGACGCTGACCGACGAAGCGCACGAGCCGCAGCGCACGATCCCGCGCGCGATCGTGGCGACCTGTTTGATCACCGGCGTTCTGGCCGCGCTCGAAGTCTATCTCGCGCAGCTCGCGTGGCCGGCCGGAAAGCCGTTCCCCGACGTCGACACCGCGTACGTCCACGTTTCGGGCCAGGTCGGCGGCGCGCTGCTGTTCGGGGTCGTGAACGTCTCGCTGCTGGTCGCCACGATCGGCTCGGGGATGGCCTCGCACCTCGGCGCGGCGCGCCTGCTGTTCGCGATGGGACGCGACGGCGCGCTGCCGCGCAAGCTCTTCGGCGCGCTCGACCCGAACAGCCGCATTCCGGCGAACAACGTGCTGATCATCGGCGCGATCGTTCTCGCCGGCGGCCTCGCGTTCAGCTACGAGCTCGGCGCGGAGCTGCTGAACTTCGGCGCGCTGATCGCGTTCATGGGCGTGAACCTCGCCGCCGCCGTGAACGCCTGGCGCGAAGGCCGGTGGGCGAACTGGTACGCGATCGTGCTCGCGCTGCTCGGCCTCATCGTGTGCTTCGTGATCTGGACCTACCTCGGCACGACGGCGAAAGCCGTCGGCTCGGTCTGGGCGCTGCTCGGAATCGCGCTCTATCTCGTGAGACGCAAAGCGACCGCCTACACGCCCTAA
- a CDS encoding thiamine pyrophosphate-requiring protein, which yields MATTVSDFLIERLIAWGVRRIYGYPGDGINGIIAAIDRHDDAIDFIQVRHEEQAAFMACAHAKFTGELGVCLATSGPGAIHLLNGLYDAKNDHTPVLALTGQSATTAIGSEYQQEVDLQSLYKDVASEYCVTLMSPAQVRHAIDRAVRAALSARTVTALIFPKDLQEEKAVAHPPHMMSNNASSIGIALARMIPPQADLERAAEVLNAGSKVAILAGAGAFGAEEELIALADRLQAGCAKALLGKAVLPDDLPWVTGTLGLLGTKASSEMMASCDTLLMVGTNYPYAQFLPKEGHARGVQIDVNGARVGIRYPTEVSLQGSARDTLAALLPLLRQKSDTGWREKIAKAERHDARVDASRAAIAGDPVNPEDVFVELNRRLPDRAILTADAGTSTNWSARHLDMRRGMKWSLSGSLATMGSAVPYAIAAKFAFPDRPVIAITGDGAMQMNGINELITVAKYWKRWSDPRLVFFVANNRDLNQVTWEMRIETGVPKFPGSQDLPDFPYADYAKMLGLAGVRVERADDLAAGWEQVLHADRPAVFEVLTDPNISMLPPHVTPEQAKAFASAMLKGDPDEEPVLVQSLKGVLAGLFPTRHDT from the coding sequence GTGGCAACGACCGTCAGCGACTTTCTGATCGAGCGCCTGATCGCCTGGGGCGTGCGGCGCATCTACGGGTATCCCGGCGACGGGATCAACGGCATCATCGCCGCGATCGACCGCCACGACGACGCGATCGACTTCATCCAAGTGCGTCATGAAGAGCAGGCGGCGTTCATGGCCTGCGCGCACGCGAAGTTCACCGGCGAGCTGGGCGTGTGCCTGGCGACCTCGGGCCCGGGCGCGATCCACCTGCTGAACGGGCTCTACGACGCGAAGAACGACCACACGCCGGTGCTGGCGCTCACCGGCCAGTCGGCGACCACGGCGATCGGCAGCGAGTACCAGCAAGAAGTCGACCTGCAGAGCCTCTACAAGGACGTCGCGAGCGAGTACTGCGTGACGCTGATGAGCCCGGCGCAGGTCCGCCACGCGATCGACCGCGCCGTGCGCGCCGCGCTCTCGGCGCGCACCGTCACCGCGCTGATCTTCCCCAAGGATCTGCAGGAAGAAAAAGCGGTCGCCCACCCGCCGCACATGATGAGCAACAACGCGTCGAGCATCGGGATCGCGCTGGCGCGCATGATCCCGCCGCAGGCGGATCTCGAGCGCGCGGCCGAGGTGCTGAACGCCGGCTCGAAGGTCGCGATCCTGGCCGGCGCGGGCGCGTTCGGCGCCGAGGAGGAGCTGATCGCGCTCGCCGACCGGCTGCAAGCGGGCTGCGCCAAAGCGCTGCTCGGCAAAGCGGTGCTTCCCGACGACCTGCCGTGGGTCACCGGCACCCTCGGACTCCTCGGCACGAAGGCGTCGAGCGAGATGATGGCGTCGTGCGACACGCTGCTGATGGTCGGCACCAACTATCCGTACGCGCAGTTCTTGCCGAAAGAAGGCCATGCGCGCGGCGTGCAGATCGACGTCAACGGCGCGCGGGTGGGCATCCGCTATCCCACCGAGGTGAGCTTGCAAGGATCCGCGCGCGACACGCTCGCGGCGCTGCTGCCGCTGCTGCGGCAAAAGAGCGACACGGGCTGGCGCGAGAAGATCGCCAAGGCCGAGCGGCACGACGCGCGCGTCGACGCCTCGCGCGCAGCGATCGCCGGCGATCCGGTCAACCCCGAGGACGTGTTCGTCGAGCTCAACCGCCGGCTGCCGGACCGCGCCATCCTCACCGCGGACGCCGGCACGTCGACGAACTGGTCGGCGCGGCACCTCGACATGCGGCGCGGGATGAAGTGGTCGCTCTCCGGCAGCCTGGCGACGATGGGCTCCGCCGTTCCGTACGCGATCGCGGCGAAGTTCGCGTTCCCCGACCGCCCCGTCATCGCGATCACCGGCGACGGCGCGATGCAGATGAACGGCATCAACGAGCTCATCACGGTGGCGAAGTACTGGAAGCGCTGGAGCGATCCGCGGCTCGTGTTCTTCGTCGCCAACAACCGCGACCTCAACCAGGTGACGTGGGAGATGCGCATCGAGACCGGCGTCCCGAAGTTTCCGGGCTCCCAAGACCTGCCCGATTTTCCGTACGCGGACTACGCGAAGATGCTGGGCCTGGCGGGCGTGCGCGTCGAGCGAGCCGACGACCTCGCCGCCGGCTGGGAGCAGGTGCTGCACGCCGACCGGCCGGCCGTGTTCGAAGTGCTCACCGATCCGAACATCTCGATGCTGCCGCCGCACGTGACCCCGGAACAGGCGAAAGCGTTCGCGAGCGCAATGCTCAAAGGCGATCCCGACGAAGAGCCGGTGCTCGTGCAATCGCTGAAAGGCGTGCTGGCGGGCCTGTTCCCGACGCGTCACGACACGTGA
- a CDS encoding sensory rhodopsin transducer, translated as MQTFGSTAWVIAEGYIPAWSNGPAPEFTSHETACMLNTGERDAHVEITVYFKDREPAGPYRLTVPARRTLHQRFNELDDPEPIPRATDYASVILSDEPIVVQHTRLDSRQSENALITTIAYPAA; from the coding sequence ATGCAGACCTTCGGTTCGACCGCGTGGGTGATCGCGGAAGGGTATATTCCGGCGTGGAGCAACGGCCCCGCTCCCGAGTTCACCAGCCATGAGACCGCGTGCATGCTCAACACCGGCGAACGCGACGCCCACGTCGAGATCACCGTCTACTTCAAAGATCGCGAGCCGGCCGGTCCGTACCGGCTGACGGTTCCGGCCCGGCGCACGCTGCACCAGCGCTTCAACGAGCTCGACGACCCGGAGCCGATCCCGCGCGCAACGGATTACGCCAGCGTGATCCTCTCCGACGAGCCGATCGTCGTCCAGCACACGCGGCTGGACTCGCGGCAGTCCGAGAACGCGCTCATCACGACCATCGCCTATCCCGCGGCATAA
- a CDS encoding FAD-binding oxidoreductase, with product MRPDQRGEWHGDAGALAAALRARIAGEVRFDDGSRALYATDSSNYRQVPIGVVVPRNADDVVATVEIARLYGAPILARGGGTSLAGECCNIAIVLDCSKYFNRVLEIDAEQRWARVEPGIVLDDLRAAAAPYGLWFGPDPATHTHNTLGGMIGNNSCGMHAQMAGKTEENVYELEILTYEGLRLTVGETSPAALDALCARSDRVGEIYRGLRGLRDRYADTIRARFPDIPRLVSGYPLQQLLPENGFNVARAFVGTECTLGVVLSAKVKLIPNPSKRVILVLGFDDIYTAGDHVPDVNAHEPIALEGLDDILIGYMRKKNMKPEDVALLPEGGGWLMAEFGSDDLEESKRRAEACMEALRGKAKSMKLVTDEAQQQMLWAVRESGLGATAKLKDEPANWPGWEDSAVAPQDVGAYLRELRALYDKYGYEAALYGHFGQGCIHCRVSFDLFTADGVAAWMRFLDEAAHLIAKYKGSLSGEHGDGQARGRLLPIMFGEEIYQAFREYKRIWDPAGKMNPGKVVDAYAPDENLRMGQYYRPWEPQTHFTYEPDDYGSFAYAANRCVGVGNCRRHDGKGTMCPSYRVTKEEMHSTRGRARLLFEMLERAPLAGGWESEAVKDALDLCLACKGCKGDCPVNVDMATYKAEFLSHYYESKRRPVWAYAFGLIPWWARYGSRFARLLNAAAQTPGLAQLAKGLVRMAPQREIPPFAEQSFRDWWRARGAGPNAGGPRVILWADTFNTYFHPDTARHAVEVLEAARYDVVVPEQLLCCGRPLYDYGMIPLAKGLLREILDALRPEIEAGTPVVGLEPSCVSVFKGELLNLFPNDHDARRLSQQTLLFGDFLAQEKGWTPPALHRKVLLHGHCHHKSVLGMEGDRKVLHALGVELSELDDGCCGMAGAFGFEAGEHYDVSLACGELEYLPKLREAAPDTIVIGDGFSCREQAAQTTPRQGLHLADVVWLALRFGPAGPPGDYPELAAMPDVRAQRARARRDATVALTALALAGGFALARVMRWAARR from the coding sequence GTGCGCCCCGACCAGCGCGGCGAGTGGCACGGTGACGCCGGCGCGCTCGCCGCGGCGCTGCGCGCGCGCATCGCCGGCGAGGTTCGCTTCGACGACGGCAGCCGCGCGCTGTACGCGACCGACTCCTCGAACTACCGCCAGGTTCCTATCGGCGTCGTCGTGCCGCGCAACGCGGACGACGTCGTCGCCACGGTCGAGATCGCGCGCCTGTACGGCGCGCCGATCCTCGCGCGCGGCGGCGGGACCTCGCTGGCCGGCGAGTGCTGCAACATCGCGATCGTGCTCGACTGCTCGAAGTACTTCAACCGCGTGCTCGAGATCGACGCGGAGCAGCGCTGGGCGCGCGTCGAGCCGGGGATCGTGCTCGACGACCTGCGCGCGGCGGCCGCACCGTACGGGCTGTGGTTCGGGCCCGATCCCGCGACGCACACGCACAACACGCTGGGCGGGATGATCGGCAACAACTCGTGCGGGATGCACGCGCAGATGGCCGGCAAAACGGAAGAGAACGTGTACGAGCTCGAGATCCTGACGTACGAGGGCCTGCGCCTGACGGTCGGTGAGACCTCGCCGGCGGCGCTCGACGCACTCTGCGCGCGCTCGGACCGCGTCGGCGAGATCTACCGCGGCCTGCGCGGCCTGCGCGACCGGTACGCCGACACGATCCGCGCGCGCTTCCCCGACATCCCGCGCCTCGTCTCCGGCTACCCGCTGCAGCAGCTCTTGCCGGAGAACGGGTTCAACGTCGCGCGCGCCTTCGTCGGCACCGAGTGCACGCTGGGCGTCGTGCTGAGCGCGAAGGTGAAGCTGATCCCGAATCCGTCCAAGCGGGTAATCCTGGTGCTCGGGTTCGACGACATCTACACCGCCGGCGACCACGTCCCCGACGTCAACGCGCACGAGCCGATCGCGCTCGAAGGGCTCGACGACATCTTGATCGGCTACATGCGCAAGAAGAACATGAAGCCGGAGGACGTCGCGCTGCTCCCCGAGGGCGGCGGCTGGCTGATGGCGGAGTTCGGCTCCGACGATCTCGAGGAGTCGAAGCGCCGCGCCGAGGCGTGCATGGAGGCGCTGCGCGGCAAGGCGAAGTCGATGAAGCTGGTCACCGACGAAGCGCAGCAGCAGATGCTGTGGGCGGTGCGCGAGTCGGGCCTCGGCGCGACGGCGAAGCTCAAGGACGAGCCGGCGAACTGGCCGGGTTGGGAAGACTCCGCGGTCGCGCCGCAGGACGTCGGCGCGTACCTGCGCGAGCTGCGCGCGCTCTACGACAAGTACGGCTACGAGGCGGCGCTGTACGGGCATTTCGGCCAAGGCTGCATCCACTGCCGGGTGAGCTTCGATCTGTTCACGGCGGACGGCGTCGCCGCGTGGATGCGTTTTCTCGACGAGGCCGCGCACCTGATCGCGAAGTACAAAGGCTCGCTCTCGGGCGAGCACGGCGACGGGCAAGCCCGCGGGCGGCTGCTCCCGATCATGTTCGGCGAGGAGATCTATCAGGCGTTCCGCGAGTACAAGCGCATCTGGGATCCGGCCGGAAAGATGAATCCCGGCAAGGTCGTCGACGCGTACGCGCCCGACGAGAACCTGCGCATGGGCCAGTACTACCGGCCGTGGGAGCCGCAGACGCACTTCACCTACGAGCCGGACGACTACGGCTCGTTCGCATATGCGGCGAACCGCTGCGTCGGCGTGGGCAACTGCCGCCGCCACGACGGCAAGGGCACGATGTGTCCGTCGTACCGCGTCACGAAGGAAGAGATGCACTCCACCCGCGGGCGCGCGCGGCTGCTGTTCGAGATGCTAGAGCGCGCACCGCTTGCCGGCGGCTGGGAGTCGGAAGCGGTCAAGGACGCGCTCGATCTGTGTCTGGCCTGCAAAGGCTGCAAGGGCGACTGCCCGGTGAACGTCGACATGGCGACGTACAAGGCGGAGTTTCTCTCGCACTACTACGAGTCGAAGCGGCGGCCGGTGTGGGCGTACGCGTTCGGGCTGATCCCATGGTGGGCGCGCTACGGCTCGCGCTTCGCGCGCCTCCTCAATGCCGCGGCGCAGACGCCCGGGCTCGCACAGCTCGCCAAAGGGCTGGTGCGGATGGCGCCGCAGCGCGAGATCCCGCCGTTCGCCGAGCAGTCGTTCCGCGACTGGTGGCGCGCGCGCGGCGCGGGGCCGAACGCCGGCGGCCCCCGCGTGATCTTGTGGGCCGACACGTTCAACACGTACTTCCACCCGGACACCGCGCGCCACGCCGTCGAGGTGCTCGAAGCGGCGCGCTACGACGTCGTCGTGCCGGAGCAGCTGCTGTGCTGCGGGCGGCCGCTGTACGACTACGGCATGATCCCGCTCGCCAAGGGGCTGCTGCGCGAGATCCTCGACGCGCTGCGCCCGGAGATCGAGGCCGGAACCCCGGTCGTCGGCTTGGAGCCCTCGTGCGTCAGCGTGTTCAAGGGCGAGCTGCTCAACCTGTTTCCGAACGACCACGACGCGCGCCGCCTTTCGCAGCAGACGCTGCTTTTCGGCGACTTTCTGGCCCAGGAGAAGGGCTGGACGCCGCCGGCGCTGCATCGCAAGGTGCTGCTGCACGGCCATTGCCACCACAAGTCGGTGCTGGGAATGGAAGGCGACCGCAAGGTGCTGCACGCGCTCGGCGTCGAGCTGAGCGAGCTCGACGACGGCTGCTGCGGGATGGCGGGCGCGTTCGGGTTCGAGGCCGGGGAGCACTACGACGTCTCGCTCGCGTGCGGCGAGCTGGAGTACTTGCCGAAGCTGCGCGAGGCCGCGCCCGACACGATCGTGATCGGCGACGGGTTCTCGTGCCGCGAGCAGGCGGCGCAGACGACGCCGCGCCAGGGCCTGCACCTCGCCGACGTCGTGTGGCTGGCGTTGCGATTCGGTCCCGCCGGGCCGCCGGGCGATTACCCCGAGCTCGCCGCGATGCCGGACGTGCGCGCGCAGCGCGCCCGCGCGCGGCGTGACGCGACCGTCGCGCTGACCGCGCTCGCGCTCGCGGGCGGCTTCGCGCTGGCGCGCGTCATGCGCTGGGCGGCGCGCCGATGA
- a CDS encoding response regulator transcription factor — MQQTVWKRAKPRLALLGGEPGARNEVAPALALDFELCAFEGARPPQALLLFGTPATFREALLDLRARSDVPALLILDEAGPADRIDALEHGADDVLVQPVDAPELMARLRAVIRRVVRPAPSVLRAGDIEINLDSSSVRRGAREVALSPTEFSLLTVLARSNGAVVPRARLIDEVWGSERQASATTVHTFVSYLRAKLGDAGTAPVVRTVRGVGYALNVG; from the coding sequence ATGCAGCAAACGGTATGGAAGCGCGCGAAACCGCGGCTCGCGCTTCTCGGCGGCGAACCGGGCGCGCGCAACGAGGTTGCGCCCGCACTTGCACTCGACTTCGAGCTGTGCGCGTTCGAGGGCGCGCGCCCGCCGCAGGCGCTGCTGCTGTTCGGCACGCCGGCGACGTTCCGCGAGGCGCTGCTCGACCTGCGCGCGCGCAGCGACGTGCCGGCGCTGCTGATCCTCGACGAAGCGGGGCCGGCGGACCGTATCGACGCGCTCGAGCACGGCGCCGACGACGTGCTGGTGCAGCCGGTCGACGCCCCCGAGCTGATGGCGCGGCTGCGCGCGGTGATCCGGCGCGTCGTGCGCCCGGCACCGAGCGTGCTGCGCGCCGGCGACATCGAGATCAACCTCGATTCCTCGTCGGTGCGGCGCGGCGCGCGCGAGGTGGCGCTCTCGCCGACGGAGTTTTCGCTGCTGACCGTGCTCGCGCGCAGCAACGGCGCCGTCGTTCCGCGCGCGCGGCTGATCGACGAAGTGTGGGGCTCCGAGCGGCAAGCCTCCGCGACGACGGTGCACACCTTCGTCTCGTACCTGCGCGCGAAGCTCGGCGACGCCGGCACGGCGCCCGTCGTGCGCACCGTGCGCGGCGTCGGTTACGCGCTCAACGTCGGGTAG
- a CDS encoding mandelate racemase, which translates to MSAAAVSRANGVPVDRLAVSAYRVPTDRPESDGTARWESTTLVLVEIDAGGAHGTGWSYASAAAATVIAETLAPVVHGSNALDTRALWTRMTGVVRNAGRAGIASYAIAAIDVALWDLRARLHGVALCDLIGLVRESVPAYGSGGFTSYDEATLQEQLGGWAQAGFHAVKMKVGRDHRRDVARAKAAREAIGPRCELFVDGNGGYDVAAAIAVAHDFAPLGVTWFEQPVDHRDVDGTRRVREHAPPGMAIASGEYVTDTADAALVAPAVDVLQADATRCGGYTGLLAIDGFCEVNRLPLSTHCGPALHLHAAAACLRLRHMEYFHDHVRIERMLFDGVVEPVGGALRPDRSRPGHGLAFKHADAAQFALT; encoded by the coding sequence GTGAGCGCGGCGGCCGTGAGCCGCGCCAACGGCGTCCCGGTCGACCGTCTCGCGGTGTCGGCATACCGCGTTCCGACGGACCGGCCGGAGTCCGACGGAACGGCGCGCTGGGAATCGACGACCCTCGTGCTGGTCGAGATCGACGCCGGCGGCGCGCACGGGACGGGCTGGTCGTATGCGAGCGCCGCCGCCGCGACGGTGATCGCCGAGACGCTGGCGCCGGTCGTGCACGGCAGCAACGCGCTCGACACGCGCGCGCTGTGGACGCGCATGACGGGCGTAGTGCGCAACGCCGGGCGCGCGGGGATCGCCTCGTATGCGATCGCGGCGATCGACGTGGCGCTGTGGGATCTGCGCGCGCGGCTGCACGGCGTCGCGCTGTGCGATCTGATCGGGCTGGTGCGCGAGAGCGTCCCCGCGTACGGCAGCGGCGGCTTCACCTCGTACGACGAGGCCACGCTGCAAGAGCAGCTCGGCGGTTGGGCGCAAGCCGGTTTTCACGCCGTGAAGATGAAGGTCGGCCGCGATCACCGGCGCGACGTCGCGCGCGCGAAGGCCGCGCGCGAGGCGATCGGACCGCGCTGCGAGCTGTTCGTCGACGGCAACGGCGGCTACGACGTGGCCGCGGCGATCGCGGTCGCGCACGACTTCGCGCCGCTCGGCGTCACCTGGTTCGAGCAGCCGGTCGACCACCGTGACGTGGACGGCACGCGCCGCGTGCGCGAGCACGCGCCGCCCGGGATGGCGATCGCGTCCGGCGAGTACGTGACCGACACCGCCGACGCCGCGCTCGTCGCGCCCGCCGTCGACGTGCTGCAGGCGGACGCGACGCGCTGCGGCGGCTACACGGGGCTGCTCGCGATCGACGGGTTCTGCGAGGTGAACCGCTTGCCGCTCTCGACGCACTGCGGGCCGGCGCTGCACCTGCACGCGGCCGCCGCGTGCCTGCGCTTGCGGCACATGGAGTACTTTCACGATCACGTGCGCATCGAGCGCATGCTGTTCGACGGCGTGGTCGAGCCGGTCGGCGGCGCGCTGCGGCCGGACCGCTCGCGCCCCGGACACGGTTTGGCGTTCAAGCACGCCGACGCGGCGCAATTCGCGCTCACCTAG